One genomic region from Rattus norvegicus strain BN/NHsdMcwi chromosome 10, GRCr8, whole genome shotgun sequence encodes:
- the Car4 gene encoding carbonic anhydrase 4 isoform X2 encodes MPSSTMQLLLALLALAYVAPSTEDSHWCYEIQAKEPNSHCSGPEQWTGDCKKNQQSPINIVTSKTKLNPSLTPFTFVGYDQKKKWEVKNNQHSVEMSLGEDIYIFGGDLPTQYKAIQLHLHWSEESNKGSEHSIDGKHFAMEMHVVHKKMTTGDKVQDSDSKDKIAVLAFMVEVGLLSSRWILEVTCPPGSCLATTAPKEPISCFFLSCSRWETR; translated from the exons ATGCCCTCAAGCACCATGCAGCTCCTTCTTGCTCTACTGGCGCTGGCTTACGTGGCCCCCTCTACTGAAG ATTCACACTGGTGCTATGAGATTCAAGCCAAGGAGCCCAACAGCCATTGCTCAG GGCCTGAACAATGGACTGGAGACTGTAAGAAGAACCAGCAGTCTCCTATCAATATTGTCACTAGTAAGACAAAGTTGAACCCCAGTCTGACACCCTTCACTTTCGTTGGCTATGACCAAAAGAAGAAGTGGGAAGTTAAGAACAACCAACACTCAG TGGAAATGTCGCTGGGGGAGGACATCTATATTTTTGGAGGAGATCTGCCCACCCAGTACAAGGCCATACAGTTACACCTGCACTGGTCAGAGGAGTCGAACAAGGGTTCAGAGCACAGTATTGATGGGAAACATTTTGCCATGGAG ATGCATGTCGTGCATAAGAAGATGACAACAGGCGATAAGGTGCAGGACTCGGACTCCAAGGACAAGATTGCGGTGCTGGCATTCATGGTTGAGGTGGGACTCCTATCCTCCAGATGGATTCTGGAGGTCACCTGTCCTCCAGGAAGCTGCTTGGCCACAACAGCTCCCAAAGAACCCATCTCatgcttctttctctcctgttccAGGTGGGAAACGAGGTAA
- the Car4 gene encoding carbonic anhydrase 4 precursor, with the protein MQLLLALLALAYVAPSTEDSHWCYEIQAKEPNSHCSGPEQWTGDCKKNQQSPINIVTSKTKLNPSLTPFTFVGYDQKKKWEVKNNQHSVEMSLGEDIYIFGGDLPTQYKAIQLHLHWSEESNKGSEHSIDGKHFAMEMHVVHKKMTTGDKVQDSDSKDKIAVLAFMVEVGNEVNEGFQPLVEALSRLSKPFTNSTVSESCLQDMLPEKKKLSAYFRYQGSLTTPGCDETVIWTVFEEPIKIHKDQFLEFSKKLYYDQEQKLNMKDNVRPLQPLGNRQVFRSHASGRLLSLPLPTLLVPTLTCLVASFLH; encoded by the exons ATGCAGCTCCTTCTTGCTCTACTGGCGCTGGCTTACGTGGCCCCCTCTACTGAAG ATTCACACTGGTGCTATGAGATTCAAGCCAAGGAGCCCAACAGCCATTGCTCAG GGCCTGAACAATGGACTGGAGACTGTAAGAAGAACCAGCAGTCTCCTATCAATATTGTCACTAGTAAGACAAAGTTGAACCCCAGTCTGACACCCTTCACTTTCGTTGGCTATGACCAAAAGAAGAAGTGGGAAGTTAAGAACAACCAACACTCAG TGGAAATGTCGCTGGGGGAGGACATCTATATTTTTGGAGGAGATCTGCCCACCCAGTACAAGGCCATACAGTTACACCTGCACTGGTCAGAGGAGTCGAACAAGGGTTCAGAGCACAGTATTGATGGGAAACATTTTGCCATGGAG ATGCATGTCGTGCATAAGAAGATGACAACAGGCGATAAGGTGCAGGACTCGGACTCCAAGGACAAGATTGCGGTGCTGGCATTCATGGTTGAG GTGGGAAACGAGGTAAACGAGGGCTTCCAGCCCCTGGTGGAGGCACTGTCCAGGCTCTCCAAACCCT TTACAAACTCCACAGTGAGTGAGAGCTGCCTGCAGGATATGCTTCCTGAAAAGAAGAAACTGTCTGCCTACTTCCGTTACCAGGGCTCACTGACTACACCAGGCTGTGATGAGACTGTCATCTGGACTGTGTTCGAGGAACCTATTAAGATCCATAAAGACCAG TTCCTGGAATTCTCAAAAAAGCTCTACTATGACCAAGAACAGAAGTTGAACATGAAGGACAATGTGAGGCCCCTGCAGCCACTGGGAAACCGCCAGGTGTTCAGGTCTCATGCCTCAGGACGACTGCTGTCTTTGCCCCTGCCCACTCTATTGGTCCCCACACTCACCTGCCTGGTGGCCAGCTTCCTCCACTGA
- the Car4 gene encoding carbonic anhydrase 4 isoform X1 yields MSLGEDIYIFGGDLPTQYKAIQLHLHWSEESNKGSEHSIDGKHFAMEMHVVHKKMTTGDKVQDSDSKDKIAVLAFMVEVGNEVNEGFQPLVEALSRLSKPFTNSTVSESCLQDMLPEKKKLSAYFRYQGSLTTPGCDETVIWTVFEEPIKIHKDQFLEFSKKLYYDQEQKLNMKDNVRPLQPLGNRQVFRSHASGRLLSLPLPTLLVPTLTCLVASFLH; encoded by the exons ATGTCGCTGGGGGAGGACATCTATATTTTTGGAGGAGATCTGCCCACCCAGTACAAGGCCATACAGTTACACCTGCACTGGTCAGAGGAGTCGAACAAGGGTTCAGAGCACAGTATTGATGGGAAACATTTTGCCATGGAG ATGCATGTCGTGCATAAGAAGATGACAACAGGCGATAAGGTGCAGGACTCGGACTCCAAGGACAAGATTGCGGTGCTGGCATTCATGGTTGAG GTGGGAAACGAGGTAAACGAGGGCTTCCAGCCCCTGGTGGAGGCACTGTCCAGGCTCTCCAAACCCT TTACAAACTCCACAGTGAGTGAGAGCTGCCTGCAGGATATGCTTCCTGAAAAGAAGAAACTGTCTGCCTACTTCCGTTACCAGGGCTCACTGACTACACCAGGCTGTGATGAGACTGTCATCTGGACTGTGTTCGAGGAACCTATTAAGATCCATAAAGACCAG TTCCTGGAATTCTCAAAAAAGCTCTACTATGACCAAGAACAGAAGTTGAACATGAAGGACAATGTGAGGCCCCTGCAGCCACTGGGAAACCGCCAGGTGTTCAGGTCTCATGCCTCAGGACGACTGCTGTCTTTGCCCCTGCCCACTCTATTGGTCCCCACACTCACCTGCCTGGTGGCCAGCTTCCTCCACTGA